Proteins from one Shumkonia mesophila genomic window:
- a CDS encoding chemotaxis protein CheW: MNARTAVKAETSAATAIERETREYVTLTIAGQWFGIPVLTVQDVLGPRDVARIPLADPVIAGSINLRGRIVTVIDMRKRLALPPRPDDKPGMNVVVEHGGNLYSLLIDAVGEVMEVPGDKYEKNPATIDPLWRDFSEGIYRLKNQLLIVLNVEKLFEVGETRSN; the protein is encoded by the coding sequence ATGAACGCGCGGACGGCGGTGAAAGCGGAGACATCGGCGGCGACGGCCATCGAACGCGAAACGCGGGAGTACGTGACGTTGACCATTGCCGGGCAGTGGTTCGGCATCCCGGTGCTGACCGTCCAGGACGTGCTGGGCCCGCGTGACGTGGCGCGCATTCCCCTGGCCGATCCGGTGATCGCCGGCTCCATCAACCTTCGGGGCCGCATCGTCACCGTGATCGACATGCGCAAGCGCCTGGCCCTGCCGCCCCGGCCCGACGACAAGCCGGGCATGAACGTCGTCGTCGAGCATGGCGGCAACCTCTATTCCCTGCTCATCGATGCCGTCGGCGAGGTCATGGAAGTGCCGGGCGACAAGTACGAGAAGAACCCGGCCACCATCGATCCGCTGTGGCGCGACTTCTCCGAGGGCATCTATCGTCTCAAGAACCAGCTCCTCATCGTGCTGAACGTCGAAAAGCTGTTCGAAGTGGGAGAGACGAGGTCGAACTAA